The Budorcas taxicolor isolate Tak-1 chromosome 8, Takin1.1, whole genome shotgun sequence genome includes the window GGCCTCACATAAGGAAAtaatgcccttataaaagaggtgGATATACACTAGTCCCTCTCCTGCCCTGTGATGATACGAGAGAACTCTGCAGTGTGAGACCTGAAGCAGGCTCTCACCACAACTGGACCAAGCTGACACACAGTTCTCGGATATCCAGACTCGAGAACTAACTTTGAGCAATACATTTCTGGTCTTTGCAAACTACCCAGTCAATACTATTTTGTTGAAGAAGCTTGTATAGTAACATATTACATGCGCTGTTTTATTCTCAGAATACCTCCGGAGTCTGTAAAATTTCTGAAGGGAGAGAAATTATCTTACTGAACACCGTTTCCTAGACATCTAGTCTGGGCCATAACATTTCTTGAGCTCAATCAATATTTGAGTAACATCATTTCACAAGGATGGTAATGATAGGAGAAACAATAAACCCAGTATCTATTAGATATATAGGATGTGAGAACACAATAATTTAGAGGTTCTTCATGTTTCTACAAGGGAAGATACAATGAAATCTTGTGTGAGGTACTTTTTAAAGAtcatttgcaaaaatattttattcaagtttGCATTTTCAGAATTTGGGCAGTATGGTGAGTGGAACACTCAGTGTCCACTTTTCGTTCAGTGATTCTCAGGTACTTGCAAGGAGCTGCCTGATCACTCTTTCCTTGCCTCCCTCAGGTAGTAAGGAAACACATTGGCTACAGCTGTACATGTTTTCCTCACTGGCCTATGCCTTTGGGAGTCAACCTGAATGCTTCTCACAAATAGTCTATGATCCTGTGAACTCTGAGTGACAGCTCTTTCATCTTCCCCAAGCTGAAACTATGAAATAAGAGCTTAAATCAGAGTGTGTGCAAGCAAAAACATTGGTTTTCCCCTTGCACACCCACCCAGAGCTCCATTAGGACAAAcactgcaaaaatgaaaaaatggtcTTTTCACTGAACTTGTCTCCTTCTGTCTTAATCATCCATTGTTTCCCGACTTCCTTGCAATGAGACTCCCATGAGGGTAAGTCCGGGCTGGGTAATGTGAGCAGAAGTGCTCTTACCACCGTGTAGCCCTGGCCCTTGGAAACATCCCATGTGATCCACTAATcttttccctttgccttcaaGGAGAATAGACTCAAGTACTACAGACAAAATTGAAGTCATGTGTTAATGATGGAAAAATGGCAAAACAAGGGGACCCATTTCCCTGACTCACTTTTTGGAGAAGAGCAAACTAGAAGAGTCACTTGATCAAGAAGGCCTGCATTGTGCTcttcaaagaaggaaaggaaagtgtcCATTAGAATCAAATTCCTGACACTTTTCTGGTCACCTGTTACAGAGGCTGAACAATAGGTTAACTGACAAATGCCTTAAACAACATACTCTCCTAAAAACTTCCATAAAAAGTATACTTCAGATGTTGAAAATAGAAATACCCCCGAATACATAAAGATCTTGTACATTATGTTATAAAATCGTTTATTTAAGAAaagagactttgtttttctgtctaaatgtttttgtaaaactaggatttttatttcagatatttttcagcTTGTAAGCAAACAGAAGTCCAGATCACCTTGGAGAGTTAAGGAAACAACAATCTGATTGAGTAAAGAGTTGTCGCAAGTATAATTTTCATTGTATCTGTTGACGTTTCTTGAGGATTCTTACATGAAGGAAAGGTACTTTTCAATTTCCACTCTGACAACCTCCCAGGCACAGGGGCTGTATGCCTTTCCCTTCAGGTAGAGATGGATTCTTTGGAAATACTTCCGGACATCAGTTCCCAAATCGGGACAATCCAGAGTCACTTCTTCCAGCTGTTCCAGGCTCTGACCCAGGCTGGAGAGTAGTTTGTCGAGGAGGGTGCTGTTCCAAGCAGCATAGCTGCTCTCCATGGTGAAGAGGTTGAAGATCTGCTGGAGCATCAGTTGGTGATAACAGGTGCCTTGAGTCATCTGGATTGGGGTGATATTCTCTCTTCTCCAAGGAAACCTGAAGTCGTGTCTGTGCTCTAGGCATGACTGGGAGGGGATCGTTTTCATCTGTCTCAAACGTGTGAAGATTTCTTTGTTGTCAAGAGGACAAGCAGGGATGGAGCAGAGCATCACTCCTGCCACTAGCAAATAGATCTTGGCCATAGAGAGTTTCCGTGATTCACTGGAGGGCCAACAGGGGGCGCGCGGACACCACCAATCAGTGAGCGGAAGGTTTCTTCGCCGGGTCCTGGGAGAGCGCTTCTCTAGGAAGCCGCAAGGCGGAGGATGTCTTACAGGTTTTCTTAGAGTGTTTGCGAGTTCTGAGACTTCGTTTCAGCGGGTTTGGCAGCCAGAGAGGAAAAGCGTCGCTGCTCAGAGACCGAGCTGGTGCGGCTTTAATAGTGCACCAAGAAGCTTTCGCTTCCGAGCCCTCGCCAGAGACATTTTCGTGTGGTGGCAAGCCCGGAACCTTGCGTCTTCTGCTTTCCCCtgagtttgttttttgtgtgtgtgtgctttctttTCGGCCAGAAATTTGAGCGAGGCCATTTttacaaagttctttttttttttttttcatttttacaaagttCTTTTATGGTGACTCAGATCGTAAAGAATTggcggcaatgtgggagacctgggttcgatccctgggttgggaaggtcccctggagaagaaatagcacccactccagcattcttgcctggagaatccccatggacagagaagtctggtgggctacagtccatggaggtttcaaagagtcggacagaactgagcgacacTGCATGTCGTTACAAAGAAAATACGTTTACGAAGGGGTTTGAGGCAGAGAATTAGAGCGAGTTAGGGCCGATTTCACAGATCCCGGCTCGTTTCTGGCGCGATGAAGGGGCAGTTCAGGGAATGGGGAACTTGGCCGCGACGACCGGACGACCGGACGAAAGGACGGTGTTGGGGACGCCCTGGAGGTGAGTCGGAGAGCGGTCCCCACCCGGGCCGAGGACGGGGGAGCTGTGCGCCCCTGGAGATGCTTTGGGACTTTCAGGGTGTCTTTTAAGGTATCGGCCTTGAAGTGGGGGAGTAAGTATTAATCAACTGAAAAGTAAGAATATTAAAATACTCATAGCactgtatttttatatgtatgaatTTATTAATAGTTAAATACAATTAATACTAATCGTATTTAActtgtttaaaatgtttatattttgaaatattttaatgactgtatttaaatatttgctcTATGGTATtaagcagtacatgaaccgtgaacttctagatgttcaagctggttttagaaaaggcagaggaaccagagatcaaattgccaacatctttaattcttacatgtgttcccaaacatgaacccccctcccaccgccctccccataacatgtaagaattaaagattttaaaattaaaaaaaaaataaattaattaaaaacaaaacaaattgccaacatccactggatcatcgaaaaagcaagagagttccagaaaaacatctatttctgctttattgactatgccaaagcctttgactgtgtggatcaaaataaactgtggaaaattctgaaagagatgggaataccagaccacctgacctgcctcttgagaaacctatatgcaggtcaggaagcaacagttagaactggacaaggaacaacagactggttccaaataggaaaaggagtctgtcaaggctgtatattgtcaccctgcttatttaactcctatgcagaatacatcatgagaaacgctgggctggaagaagcacaagctgaaatcaagactgctgggagaaatatcaataacctcagatatgcagatgacaaccacccttatggcagaaagggaagaggaactaaagagcctcttgatgaaagtgaaagaggagagtgaaaaagttggcttaaagctcaacattcagaaaacaaagattatggcatcttgtcccatcacttcatgagaaatagatggggaaacagtggaaacagtggctgactttagtttttgAGGCTcccgaatcactgcagatggtgattgcagccatgaaattgaaagacgcttacgccttggaaggaaagttatgactaacctagatagcatattgaaaagcagagacattactttgccaacaaaggtccgtctagtcaaggctatggtttttccagtagtcatgtatggatgtgagagttggactgtgaagaaagctgagcgccgaagaattgatgcttttgaactgtggtgttggagaagaccctgcgaggagatccaaccagtccatcctaaaggagatcagccctgggtgttctttggaaggactgatgctgagactgaaactccaatactttggccacctgatgtgaagagctgactcattggaaaggaccttgatgctgggagggattaggggcaggaagagaaggggatgacagagaatgagatggttggatggcatcaccgtctcgatggacatgtgtttgggtgaactccgggagttggtgatggacagggaggcctggcgtgctgcgatcatgggatggcaaagagttggacatgactgagtgactgaactgaactgatatggtaTTAAATGTATATGAGTATTAAACAGCATTTTATTGAATTCTGTTTAAACTACAGTTCTTTATATTACAATGAgaatttaattttgctttctttgctttattGGAAGCAAACTCATTAATTATTTCTGTCCTTGCTTGACAAATTTTTGTAACTCTGTGAcagtcttaatttttatttaacctGGGTTTCTGACACACTGCTGCCAGGACCCTACCTAGAGTGTCATGTGGAAAGAAGAGTTAGTGgaaatgtccctggtggtccaaggatTAAGACTGAGCTTTCAATGCAGAaggtgccagtttgatccctggttagggggCTAATCCCAAATACAGTGCtgtacagccaaaaagaaaggaaagaagaatggaaaggagagagggagggaggaagcagagaaggaagaagaggcaaTGTCTTGTACAAAGCATTGAGGAAGTTTACCAGgtctgatattttcattttctttgggaagAATTTTATAGACCAAACACAAATTTCCCAGAGTTCATTGACGTGAAACCTTCCTTTGCAAGACATGGCCCTGAAAATGCAGGGTCATTTcttgtctttatttaaaattttgatgtttcATTCAGTGTGTgttttagcattttcattttttaacattgaATTACAGTATTATCTATCTTGACATCTTAGATTTGGTGCCTTTTAAATTTCATACTTATGtttcacccttatggcagaaagtgaagaggaactaaagagcctcttgatgaaaatgaaagaggagagtgaaaaagttggcttaaagctcaacattcagaaaacaaagatcatggcatctggtcccatcacttcatgagaaatagatggggaaacagtggaaacagtgtcagactttatttttgggggctccaaaattactgcagatggtcattgcagccatgaaattaaaagatgcttacgccttggaaggaaagttatgaccaacctagacagcatattgaaaagcagagacattactttgccaacaaaggtccatctagtcaaggctatggtttttccagtagtcgcgtatggatgtgagagttggactgtgaagaaagctgagcgccgaagaattgatgcttttgaactgtgatgttggagaagacccttgagagtccctgggactgaaggagatccaaccagtccatcctaaaggagatcagtcctgggtgttcattggaaggactgatgctgagactgaaactccg containing:
- the LOC128052805 gene encoding interferon omega-1-like, translating into MAKIYLLVAGVMLCSIPACPLDNKEIFTRLRQMKTIPSQSCLEHRHDFRFPWRRENITPIQMTQGTCYHQLMLQQIFNLFTMESSYAAWNSTLLDKLLSSLGQSLEQLEEVTLDCPDLGTDVRKYFQRIHLYLKGKAYSPCAWEVVRVEIEKYLSFM